Within the Salvia hispanica cultivar TCC Black 2014 chromosome 4, UniMelb_Shisp_WGS_1.0, whole genome shotgun sequence genome, the region aatttaatttaaaatagttcAACTTAATTCCGACTAATTGGCCGCCTTGGTGACTTTCTATGTGTTTTgctgaatttaattaaatcaatctaCATTTTGCGGCTGTGTGtataaatttgtataaatttgaGTATTCACTGGACGCACAGATTATCTAAGTTTCTACATCAatgtgtgatttttttgtttattttaaatgctATCTTTAATCCAAAAGTGCACTGAAATTTCCAAAACTCTTCGACATTCCTTGATGGACTGATTTCTGATAAGTTCATATCTTTGGGATTCTAGTATTTGCTTGCCTAAATGTTGTGTTATGTGGAATTTATTAATGAATACTCTTTCAATAACTGTTGCTACATTGTCTTTATGATTAAATTGTCTTTCTGACCCTCAAATATATCATTGGATTTATCAGGGTGATGGtatgcaaaatgaaatgacaacCGTCTTGATTTTGTTAGAGGAGATTATACGTAACTATCAAATAAACATGATCCTCATCTCTTTTATGATCACCTTGCTTTCCCCGCAAACCCGAAAGCGTAAGCGTTGGGACAGACTAGGTCAGTCAACTGTGTTAGATTCAATACCTGCCCATATACGTAATTTGGATAGGCTAGTTCGTGTTACAGATAGGGCATGTGTGGATAATTTAAGAATGGATAGGAACACTTTTGGGCGGCTGTGTCATATTCTCCGTGACCGTGTAGGATTAATTGATCAGAGGGTGACAGTGGAAGAACAAGTTGCCATGTTCTTATGTGTGCTTGCCCACCACAAAAAGGTTCCTATAGTTGGTTATAATTTCATGAGATCCTCCCAGACCGTTTCTCGATACATACACATTGTGCTCCGCGGTGTGCTCACGCTTCACAACCTTTTTTTGGTGAAGCCCGTGCCTATAGATGATGCATGTTCTGACCGACGTTGGTCTTGGTTCAAGGTATATTAACTTTTATGTACCCATTGTTGAATTGTAAATATACTTGACTAGTTTTGTATTGTTTGTATAGGGTTGTCTAGGCGCATTAGACGGAACGTACATCAATGTATATGTCCCGACAGCAGACACGCCCCGATACCGTAACAGAAAAGGTCACATCACAACCAACACTCTAGCTGTGTGTGATCCACAGCTTCGTTTCATTTACCTCCTACCTGGATGGGAAGGGTCTGCTGGTGATTCAAGGATTTTACGGGATGCAATAACCAGACCATTAGGTCTCAAAGTGCCTAAAGGTGAACTACATACGATTCTCTTCAAAATTCTAATGACTTCattaaacaatttcttcaCATATTTGAAATCTTTTATAGGTTGCTACTACCTCTGCGACAATGCGTACCCAAACGCAGAAGGTTTTTTGAC harbors:
- the LOC125221407 gene encoding protein ALP1-like, which gives rise to MDRNTFGRLCHILRDRVGLIDQRVTVEEQVAMFLCVLAHHKKVPIVGYNFMRSSQTVSRYIHIVLRGVLTLHNLFLVKPVPIDDACSDRRWSWFKGCLGALDGTYINVYVPTADTPRYRNRKGHITTNTLAVCDPQLRFIYLLPGWEGSAGDSRILRDAITRPLGLKVPKGCYYLCDNAYPNAEGFLTPYKSVPYHLKEWGIGRQAPQTPQELFNLRHTKARNVIERSFAVLKMRWGILRSASFYPIDVQTGLIIACFLLHNYIRKEMAIDPVEAELENEADIEDDSDNEHIVGGDHISSVEPSASWTKKRDDMANAMWAERYHV